Proteins found in one Lycium ferocissimum isolate CSIRO_LF1 chromosome 6, AGI_CSIRO_Lferr_CH_V1, whole genome shotgun sequence genomic segment:
- the LOC132061359 gene encoding uncharacterized protein LOC132061359 has protein sequence MTKVSDKMQGEIFKYTYDEKLKKEIVVLKKEQIFNDVKHFREVMQEFVRQEGFPIKKFKNDKTRFVAVCKDNGCGWSIHAFLYGDGITFKIKQLGGSHTCIKSMKGCGASSRWIAKLFESDFRADYGMSIDKFYVSLKEKHGLDVNTQKLIRAIKIVKELVARDHAKSYAKIPQYIAILKETNAGVDACLLKGPFKGQLLVAVSLDANSGFVKLSAGAF, from the exons ATGACAAAAGTGAGTGACAAAATGCAAGGTGAGATTTTCAaatatacatacgatgagaaatTGAAGAAGGAGATCGTTGTGCTTAAGAAGGAGCAAATATTTAATGATGTGAAACATTTTAGAGAAGTTATGCAAGAATTTGTCCGACAAGAAGGATTTCCTATTAAGAAGTTTAAAAATGATAAGACAAGGTTTGTTGCTGTTTGTAAAGATAATGGATGTGGATGGAGCATTCATGCTTTCCTATACGGTGACGGAATAACATTTAAGATCAAACAGTTAGGTGGATCGCACACATGCATTAAAAGCATGAAAGGTTGTGGAGCAAGTTCGAGATGGATTGCTAAACTATTTGAGTCAGATTTTAGAGCCGACTATGGCATGTCTATCGATAAATTTTATGTTTCATTAAAAGAGAAGCATGGCCTTGATGTTAACACTCAAAAATTGATCAGGGCTATCAAAATTGTTAAAGAATTAGTGGCTAGAGATCATGCAAAAAGttatgccaaaataccacaatATATAGCTATCCTGAAAGAGACTAATGCAG GTGTCGATGCTTGTTTATTAAAGGGTCCATTTAAGGGCCAACTGCTTGTTGCCGTTTCACTTGATGCAAACTCAG GTTTTGTTAAGCTGTCTGCTGGTGCATTCTAG
- the LOC132060443 gene encoding LOW QUALITY PROTEIN: thioredoxin-like protein AAED1, chloroplastic (The sequence of the model RefSeq protein was modified relative to this genomic sequence to represent the inferred CDS: inserted 2 bases in 1 codon) translates to MGTTKKYNILTISIRISISDLWKDRKAVIAFGRHFGCVLCRIRVDYLAAKKDKMDATGVALVLIGCVNQARVFSEQTKFKGEVYVDTSYSSYEALRFVSGITTTFXPRAGLKIIQAYMEGYRQDWELSLKRTPGHEGEIIVAGPGKNNITYIHKDKEAGDDPDIKDVY, encoded by the exons ATGGGAACTA CTAAGAAATACAATATACTAACTATTTCGATAAGAATATCTATTTCGGATCTGTGGAAAGATAGGAAAGCAGTCATTGCCTTTGGTCGTCATTTTGGATGCGTCCTTTGTCGCATAAGAGTTGATTATCTTGCAGCTAAGAAGGATAAGATGGATGCAACTGGAGTTGCACTTGTTTTAATTGGTTGTGTTAATCAGGCAAGAGTATTCTCCGAGCAAACAAAGTTCAAAGGAGAGGTTTATGTTGATACAAGCTATAGTTCTTATGAGGCTTTGAGATTTGTGTCAGGCATTACAACCACATT ACCCAGGGCAGGTCTGAAAATAATTCAAGCATACATGGAAGGCTATAGACAGGATTGGGAGCTTTCTTTGAAAAGGACACCAGGCCATGAGGGAGAAATTATTGTTGCAGGTCCCGGTAAAAATAACATCACTTACATACACAAGGACAAAGAAGCAGGGGATGATCCAGATATCAAAGATGTCTATTAA
- the LOC132061360 gene encoding large ribosomal subunit protein eL38-like produces MYGNLLRTTFFTKRTAQDYFPKQIHQSKDFILTARKKDARSVKNKDMVTFKVRCSKYLYTLCVSDFEKADKLNQSLPPGLSVQDL; encoded by the exons ATGTATGGGAACTTGCTTAGGACAACTTTCTTCACCAAAAGAACTGCTCAGGACTACTTT ccGAAGCAAATCCACCAGAGCAAGGATTTCATTTTGACAGCAAGGAAGAAGGATGCACGATCTGTGAAGAACAAGGATATGGTTACGTTCAAGGTTCGCTGCTCCAAGTACCTCTACACACTCTGTGTCTCCGACTTTGAGAAGGCCGACAAGTTGAATCAGTCACTTCCTCCAG GTTTGAGCGTGCAAGACCTCTGA